The genomic segment TATTTTTAAAATAGCGGGTGTCAAAAATCCTTTAATACTCTTTCGGTTTTACATTTTTCTGGACCCATTCGATAATCTCCTCTAACGGTGTTCCTGGGGTAAAAAGCTCGGCAGCATAACCTTTCTTAATAAGCTCCTTTTTATCATCGTCAGGTATTATTCCACCTCCCATAACGATGATATCTCCCGCTCCCCTTTCCTCTAAAAGCTTTTTTACTTTGGGAAAAACGGTCATATGGGCACCAGATAAAATGCTGATACCCACCACATCCACATCTTCCTGAATGGCTGCCTGCACGATTTGCTCGGGGGTCTGGTGCAATCCGGTGTAAATGACCTCCATGCCCGCATCCCGAAGCGCCCTGGCCACCACCTTGGCACCGCGATCGTGACCGTCCAGTCCGGGTTTAGCTACCAGTACTCTTATTTTCCGTGTCATCTTCTCCCCTCCTCCCTTAAAAAACAGGTTTTTCTTTATATTCACCAAACACTTCTTTTAAACTTTGAATTATCTCTCCTTCGGTAGCATAAACCCGTACCGCATTTAAAATATAGGGCATTAAATTTTCAGTACCCCGCGCTGCTTCTTTTAACTCCCTTAAGGCTATTTCCACTTTTTCATTATCCCGGGTCGCCCTTAAGGATTTTACCTTCCGTTTTTGCCGTTCCTCCACCTCGGGGTCAATTTTTAATATTGGAATGTCAATCTTTTCTTCTTCTTCCACATATTCATTGACACCCACAATAATCCGTTTTTTCCGCTCCACCGCCTGCTGATAGCGGTAGGAAGCATCGGCAATTTCCTGCTGGAAGAAACCTTTATTAATGGCTTCAATAACCCCGCCCAATTCCTCGATTTTCTGGAAGTATTTTTCCGCTTCTTCTTCCATCTTATCGGTTAACGCTTCCACAAAATAGGAACCTCCCAGCGGGTCAATGGTATTAATAACGCCGGTTTCATGGGCAATAATTTGCTGGGTTCTAAGCGCAATGGTCACTGCTTTTTCTGTAGGAAGGGCTAAAACCTCATCCATGGAGTTGGTGT from the Carboxydothermus pertinax genome contains:
- a CDS encoding cobalamin B12-binding domain-containing protein — protein: MTRKIRVLVAKPGLDGHDRGAKVVARALRDAGMEVIYTGLHQTPEQIVQAAIQEDVDVVGISILSGAHMTVFPKVKKLLEERGAGDIIVMGGGIIPDDDKKELIKKGYAAELFTPGTPLEEIIEWVQKNVKPKEY